A window of the Parabacteroides merdae ATCC 43184 genome harbors these coding sequences:
- a CDS encoding acyltransferase — protein MIVKIREIIRDCITFGMHFIYTRIYQMNIDKSAKLSFGAKLDKSNPKGVHIGEESFIASGAVILAHDFSKPAKADTYIGKRCFIGVNAIIMCGVKVNDNVIVGSGSVVTKDIPANCIVAGNPARIIKEGIQTKKFGQLMQQS, from the coding sequence ATGATAGTAAAAATCAGAGAAATAATCAGAGACTGTATCACCTTCGGGATGCATTTTATTTATACACGAATCTATCAAATGAATATTGATAAAAGCGCAAAACTCTCATTTGGTGCCAAACTCGATAAAAGTAATCCCAAAGGAGTACACATTGGAGAAGAAAGCTTCATTGCATCTGGAGCTGTTATTTTAGCTCATGACTTTTCCAAACCTGCTAAAGCCGACACCTACATTGGTAAACGTTGCTTTATTGGCGTAAATGCGATCATCATGTGTGGAGTAAAAGTTAACGATAACGTAATTGTCGGAAGCGGATCTGTCGTTACAAAAGATATACCTGCCAACTGCATCGTAGCCGGTAATCCTGCCAGAATAATCAAAGAAGGTATTCAGACCAAAAAATTCGGACAATTAATGCAACAATCATGA
- a CDS encoding WecB/TagA/CpsF family glycosyltransferase: protein MNDNRIQLNGIKVHPFPSDSSLLEYVEEHKGILVAINAEKILHANEQIQNIVNRNIGYCDGIGAVMAVRQHGAVDAVKIAGCELWLKIITALYQKEKTFYLVGSKQPVIEKTISRLKEDFPGIQITGYRNGYIQTETEQEELIEDIKTKQPDVIFVAMGSPKQELLMEKMYQAHPAIYQGLGGSFDVYTGNVKRAPEWWIKHNLEFAYRLLKQPSRIKRQIHLIKFLILVKTGKI from the coding sequence ATGAACGACAACAGAATACAACTAAACGGAATAAAAGTCCACCCCTTTCCCTCAGATTCCAGTTTGCTGGAATATGTGGAGGAACATAAAGGGATATTAGTAGCGATAAATGCGGAGAAGATACTGCATGCGAACGAGCAAATACAAAATATTGTGAACAGGAATATTGGATATTGCGATGGCATAGGAGCAGTTATGGCAGTGCGGCAGCACGGAGCCGTGGATGCCGTCAAGATCGCGGGATGCGAACTGTGGTTGAAGATTATAACAGCTCTGTATCAAAAAGAAAAAACCTTCTACTTGGTCGGGAGTAAACAGCCCGTAATAGAGAAGACCATCTCCCGATTGAAAGAAGACTTTCCCGGAATACAGATAACGGGGTACCGTAACGGATACATACAAACAGAGACAGAACAGGAAGAACTGATCGAAGACATCAAGACAAAACAGCCGGATGTCATATTCGTTGCAATGGGATCACCCAAACAAGAGTTATTGATGGAAAAAATGTATCAGGCACATCCCGCAATTTACCAAGGATTAGGAGGAAGTTTCGACGTCTATACAGGGAACGTGAAACGAGCACCCGAATGGTGGATAAAGCACAATCTCGAATTTGCATACCGCCTATTGAAACAACCTTCGCGCATCAAACGACAAATACATTTAATCAAATTCTTGATACTGGTCAAGACTGGAAAAATCTAA
- a CDS encoding glycosyltransferase family 4 protein: protein MCSKALFLRKKSTGLNSIEELAYSLASRISGLKVITLPEHGNTWKGIIRNIRFAQKHQGDINHIFSPEIAYISLFLKGNVILTWHDTGTLLQSSSFLKRFIRKWFWFILPNHFAKHITCISQYTANEIKQITPRVKNKISIVYNPYNEVIHFHPKEFRKENPHILHIGTGMRKNLLRTIKALRNIPCTLIIVGILKQEHIEQLKKNHIQYKNYLDIPFQNIIRLYQECDIVSFPSLYEGFGMPIIEANATGRVLLTSKITSIPEIAANTAHYINPYDVSSIRKGFQKLISDDKYREKLILRGIANAKRFTIKHITEEYENIYNS, encoded by the coding sequence ATGTGTTCAAAGGCCTTATTTTTACGTAAAAAGTCGACAGGACTTAACAGTATAGAAGAACTGGCATATTCGCTTGCATCCCGAATATCAGGATTAAAAGTTATTACTTTGCCTGAACACGGAAATACCTGGAAAGGAATCATTCGAAATATTAGGTTCGCTCAAAAACACCAAGGAGATATCAATCACATTTTTTCACCTGAAATAGCTTATATCTCTCTATTTTTAAAAGGTAATGTAATTCTCACTTGGCATGATACAGGAACTCTATTACAATCATCATCTTTCCTAAAGCGATTTATTAGAAAATGGTTCTGGTTCATTCTGCCTAATCATTTTGCCAAACATATCACCTGTATTTCCCAATATACAGCGAATGAAATCAAACAGATAACTCCAAGAGTAAAAAATAAAATCAGCATTGTCTATAATCCCTATAATGAAGTTATTCATTTTCACCCAAAAGAATTCCGAAAAGAAAATCCTCATATCCTCCATATTGGAACAGGCATGCGCAAAAATCTGCTACGCACAATAAAAGCATTACGCAATATACCCTGTACACTAATCATTGTAGGGATTTTAAAACAAGAACATATAGAGCAATTAAAAAAGAATCATATCCAATATAAAAATTATTTGGATATTCCCTTTCAAAATATCATTAGATTATACCAAGAATGTGACATCGTCAGTTTTCCTTCTTTATATGAAGGTTTTGGAATGCCTATAATAGAGGCCAATGCTACTGGAAGAGTTTTACTAACCAGTAAAATAACTTCTATCCCAGAAATAGCAGCAAATACAGCTCACTATATCAATCCTTATGATGTAAGCTCCATTAGAAAAGGATTTCAAAAACTTATCTCAGATGATAAATATAGGGAAAAATTAATTTTACGAGGCATTGCAAATGCCAAGAGGTTTACAATTAAACACATAACGGAAGAATATGAAAACATTTACAATAGCTAA
- a CDS encoding ATP-grasp fold amidoligase family protein, which translates to MNIFIKSVLIKAATPFSPLLKKFPNIIWKIRYCKDYKKFPNLKKPQSFMEKILWLSLYSDTSMWSKLADKYRVREYVIDRCGEQYVNKIYGIYNSAIEIDYSLLPKSFVLKTTNSCATNIIVKDKNILNIKETNHKLNKWLKFPYGELTGQLHYTQIEPLIIAEKFMEQTKKANNHSSITNFFALMEFLNMSLFIQTGKKTHIIIRLWFMTWIGMPILNL; encoded by the coding sequence ATGAATATTTTTATCAAGTCAGTTCTTATAAAAGCTGCAACTCCATTCTCCCCTCTATTAAAGAAATTTCCCAATATAATTTGGAAGATCAGATATTGTAAAGATTATAAAAAGTTCCCCAATTTAAAGAAGCCACAGTCATTTATGGAAAAAATTCTATGGCTATCACTTTATTCTGACACTTCTATGTGGAGTAAATTAGCCGACAAATACAGAGTAAGAGAATATGTGATTGATAGATGCGGAGAACAATATGTAAACAAAATTTATGGTATATACAATTCAGCTATAGAAATCGACTATAGCCTATTGCCTAAATCCTTTGTATTAAAAACGACAAATAGCTGTGCAACAAATATTATAGTAAAGGATAAAAATATCCTAAATATAAAAGAGACAAATCATAAATTAAATAAATGGTTAAAATTTCCATATGGAGAATTAACCGGACAATTGCATTATACACAGATAGAACCTCTTATTATTGCAGAAAAATTTATGGAGCAGACAAAAAAAGCGAACAATCACTCATCGATTACAAATTTTTTTGCTTTAATGGAGTTCCTAAATATGTCGTTATTTATTCAGACAGGGAAGAAAACACACATAATTATTCGGTTATGGTTTATGACATGGATTGGAATGCCTATCCTGAATTTGTAA
- a CDS encoding glycosyltransferase family 4 protein encodes MISNKSKNILTIGTDTNGKGGIAILIQSYSKMFKKFNFIASHQEGNLFKKTALSISALLRCCYYCIFKPIRIVHIHTASFTDFYRQSIYVFCAKVFRKKVILHIHGAKFEQFYENHRSFVRFVCHKADVLVTVSNYFIDYLKEQKLNNNIFLLPNVTYKPSVGPIKKNDQKLHLLFIGAIDSRKGIFDVLECFAKNKEMLQNKIIYHIGGTGDTKTMNEFIQQHQLSSFIKYHGWVDNERKEKLFRTADIFVHPSIFESFGISILEAMSYQLPIIATPVGGITDLVENNVNGILIEPGNKKQLYEAILFLIDHPEYLSEMGHQSGKKAEKFYPPAIEKQLDHLYQSLEK; translated from the coding sequence ATGATATCCAATAAAAGTAAAAATATCCTAACTATAGGAACTGACACAAACGGCAAAGGAGGGATTGCAATCCTCATACAATCTTATTCAAAGATGTTCAAGAAATTTAATTTCATTGCTTCACATCAAGAAGGAAATCTGTTTAAGAAAACAGCATTAAGCATATCTGCCTTATTACGATGTTGCTATTATTGTATATTCAAGCCAATCCGAATTGTGCATATACATACAGCATCATTTACTGATTTTTATCGTCAATCGATTTATGTATTTTGTGCTAAAGTTTTCAGAAAAAAAGTCATTTTACATATACATGGAGCAAAATTTGAACAATTCTACGAGAATCACCGATCTTTTGTTCGATTTGTCTGCCATAAAGCAGATGTATTGGTGACTGTTTCTAATTATTTTATCGATTATTTAAAAGAACAAAAACTCAATAATAATATTTTTCTCCTTCCCAATGTCACCTATAAGCCCAGTGTTGGTCCCATTAAAAAGAACGACCAAAAGCTCCATCTTCTTTTCATTGGAGCCATAGATAGTAGAAAAGGAATATTTGATGTATTAGAATGTTTTGCGAAAAACAAAGAAATGTTGCAAAACAAAATTATCTACCATATTGGAGGTACAGGAGATACAAAAACTATGAATGAATTCATACAGCAACATCAACTTTCTTCTTTTATCAAATACCATGGATGGGTAGACAATGAAAGAAAAGAAAAATTATTCCGAACTGCTGACATATTTGTCCATCCTTCTATTTTTGAATCATTTGGTATATCCATTCTTGAAGCCATGTCCTACCAACTGCCCATAATTGCAACACCAGTTGGAGGTATTACAGATCTTGTTGAAAACAATGTTAACGGTATTCTTATTGAACCTGGAAATAAGAAACAACTTTACGAAGCAATCCTATTTTTAATCGATCATCCAGAATATCTTTCAGAAATGGGACATCAATCTGGAAAGAAAGCAGAAAAATTCTATCCTCCAGCAATAGAAAAACAATTGGATCATCTATATCAATCATTAGAAAAATAG
- a CDS encoding ATP-grasp fold amidoligase family protein — MYSDREENTHNYSVMVYDMDWNAYPEFVNSRCPISDIIPRPSALEEMISIASRLSEPFPFVRVDLYLINGSPIFGEMTFTPDVISNITPELTDQMSKWIDITSLKQQL; from the coding sequence ATTTATTCAGACAGGGAAGAAAACACACATAATTATTCGGTTATGGTTTATGACATGGATTGGAATGCCTATCCTGAATTTGTAAATTCTCGCTGTCCGATATCAGATATAATTCCTCGTCCAAGCGCATTAGAAGAAATGATATCAATTGCTTCACGTTTATCTGAACCCTTTCCTTTCGTTAGAGTAGATTTATATCTTATCAACGGATCCCCTATCTTTGGAGAAATGACTTTTACTCCAGACGTCATCAGTAATATTACCCCAGAACTGACAGATCAAATGAGTAAATGGATTGACATCACCAGTTTAAAACAGCAACTATGA
- the wecB gene encoding non-hydrolyzing UDP-N-acetylglucosamine 2-epimerase has product MKKIMLVFGTRPEAIKMAPLVKAFQQKKNKFETIVCVTGQHRKMLDQVLKLFNIRPDYDLNIMRQGQDLYDITARVLTGMRGVLQEAKPDIVLVHGDTTTSTASALAAFYQQIPVGHVEAGLRTHNIYSPWPEEMNTLLKQLDTELMSAGYETTPLAEQNSRKLVLITGHRRENFGDGFIQICRAIKTLAEQYAEVDFVYPMHLNPNVRKPIHEIFGNAYLPNLFFIEPLEYLPFVYLMEKSTLVLTDSGGIQEEAPGLGKPVLVMRDTTERPEALDAGTVKLVGTDYARIVTEVSHLLDDNTYYNRMSQAVNPYGDGTASQRIVQTIEKVI; this is encoded by the coding sequence ATGAAGAAAATAATGCTCGTCTTCGGAACCCGTCCTGAAGCAATTAAAATGGCACCATTAGTAAAAGCTTTCCAACAGAAAAAAAATAAATTTGAAACCATCGTCTGTGTTACCGGACAACACAGGAAAATGCTGGACCAAGTCCTAAAGCTTTTTAATATCCGACCCGATTACGATCTCAACATAATGAGGCAAGGACAGGACCTATACGATATAACAGCCCGGGTACTGACTGGAATGAGAGGAGTTCTGCAGGAAGCGAAACCAGATATCGTCCTGGTCCATGGAGATACCACAACTTCGACAGCTTCAGCACTCGCGGCCTTCTACCAACAAATACCGGTCGGTCATGTAGAAGCAGGGTTACGCACGCACAACATCTACAGTCCTTGGCCGGAAGAAATGAATACCCTACTTAAGCAACTTGACACCGAACTGATGTCTGCAGGTTATGAAACAACTCCACTTGCCGAACAAAACAGCCGCAAACTGGTTTTAATAACAGGTCATCGCCGGGAAAACTTCGGCGATGGATTTATCCAAATATGCCGGGCAATAAAGACTCTGGCAGAGCAGTATGCGGAGGTAGACTTTGTCTACCCTATGCACTTGAACCCAAATGTAAGGAAGCCCATTCACGAAATATTCGGAAATGCTTATCTCCCTAACCTGTTCTTTATAGAGCCTTTGGAGTATCTTCCTTTCGTCTATCTAATGGAGAAGTCGACACTTGTCCTAACCGATAGCGGAGGCATACAAGAAGAGGCTCCGGGTTTGGGAAAACCGGTGCTTGTCATGCGTGACACAACAGAACGGCCGGAAGCACTTGACGCAGGGACAGTGAAGTTAGTAGGAACAGATTACGCCCGGATTGTAACTGAAGTGTCCCACTTACTGGATGACAATACCTATTATAACCGTATGAGCCAAGCAGTAAACCCCTATGGAGACGGAACTGCAAGCCAACGAATCGTTCAAACAATAGAAAAAGTAATATGA
- a CDS encoding O-antigen ligase family protein, which translates to MKTFTIAKPISISIDNFYIQVLPFILFFISIFFDSANGYIQEFKGVHLPIGIAFRGFILCLTMKFLLKNLSTLLTLLFWIITILISMAFAIWSFTGKYIDAAMDIDYLFKFVYTFCILFYFYYYRKIFSLEKLIRLVVYTTSLIGAINIFSMITQTGILSYSDKFGFGYSGYYADGNALGVYMVLAVLLCIWYSFYKRNVFYFLLTFIASVGTILIGSRVGIIGILTDWGLFLGYFFFFKDSLIRLRWQTRILIIFCMSIAIVYSAIITYETIIQYDNFTLERFSANSLVSSREQLINTGKQVISEFNLTEVLLGKGISGGRFAVASIYDPEEKVKNIESDFYDIILSFGFVLGGLIILAQLFLVFQFIRPFFIKRSRNSLSFITSIGSILWLGIAYTAGHAFFSTQLAPLLGVYWVISNHLYFNHDIQ; encoded by the coding sequence ATGAAAACATTTACAATAGCTAAGCCTATCTCCATAAGCATAGACAACTTCTATATACAAGTACTTCCTTTTATATTATTTTTCATTTCTATTTTTTTTGACTCAGCAAATGGATACATCCAGGAATTTAAAGGAGTGCATTTACCAATCGGAATAGCTTTTAGAGGATTCATATTATGCCTAACTATGAAGTTTTTACTAAAAAATTTAAGCACATTATTAACTCTCTTATTTTGGATTATTACAATCCTAATTTCAATGGCATTTGCTATTTGGTCTTTTACAGGAAAATATATAGATGCAGCAATGGACATAGACTATCTATTCAAGTTTGTCTACACCTTCTGCATCCTTTTTTATTTTTATTATTACCGTAAAATATTCAGCCTTGAGAAATTAATCAGACTTGTTGTTTATACAACTTCACTTATAGGTGCAATTAATATATTCTCTATGATTACACAAACCGGGATTCTTTCATACAGTGATAAATTTGGATTCGGATACTCTGGATATTACGCAGACGGCAATGCATTGGGAGTATATATGGTTCTAGCTGTATTACTTTGTATTTGGTATTCCTTTTACAAACGGAATGTATTTTATTTTTTACTGACATTTATTGCATCAGTCGGAACAATTCTTATCGGTTCTCGTGTCGGTATTATTGGAATTCTGACAGATTGGGGACTTTTCTTAGGCTATTTCTTTTTTTTCAAAGACAGCCTTATTCGGCTCCGATGGCAAACCCGGATACTTATAATATTTTGTATGTCAATCGCTATCGTATATTCTGCTATCATAACATATGAAACTATTATTCAATATGATAATTTTACACTTGAACGCTTTTCAGCTAATTCGTTAGTATCATCAAGAGAGCAATTGATCAATACCGGTAAACAAGTTATTTCTGAATTCAACTTAACAGAGGTTCTTTTGGGTAAGGGTATTTCAGGAGGACGATTTGCTGTAGCAAGCATATACGACCCAGAAGAAAAAGTAAAAAATATAGAATCTGATTTTTACGATATCATATTATCCTTCGGATTTGTTCTGGGAGGGCTTATCATCCTTGCACAACTTTTTTTAGTATTCCAGTTCATCCGACCTTTTTTTATAAAAAGAAGTCGGAATTCTTTATCATTTATAACAAGTATAGGAAGTATACTATGGTTAGGAATCGCCTATACAGCAGGACATGCTTTTTTTTCAACTCAATTAGCTCCACTGTTAGGAGTTTACTGGGTAATTAGTAATCATCTTTATTTTAATCATGATATCCAATAA
- a CDS encoding lipopolysaccharide biosynthesis protein: MGIDDYGIYNVVGGIVLMFQFLNVGMIDVSQRFLTYELGKNDGQQLQKVFSTSLIIHLIIIFFLLILAETVGLWFLNHKMNIPTSRIIAANWVFQFSILTFIIKIFSVPYNASIVAHEHMKVYAYVSILEVILQLAIVFLLKGSASDKLILYAILMSFVTLLISIMYTLYCKKYFKECKFRNDIDKQLLHKMLSFAGWSFLGNIGYSLKMQGINILINLFFGPAVNAARGVAYQVNAGIYNFVSNFQIAMKPQITKRYAMGDTNSMMVLVHNSSRYSFFLLLYLTLPVLIKTPYILHLWLGIVPEYTVMFLRLVLIVTLINSITGPVATAIQAKGKIKLFQTIILGITLLDIPISYIVLKSGYPPYTVMYISILTELIALIARIWILNALIPMHISNFIIEVIGRSLLVFILAAIIPTGLSQYIPDTFTGFILICIITVSSTTIVLLTVGLKTAERSLIYKKAIRTIQTTKS; the protein is encoded by the coding sequence TTGGGAATTGATGATTATGGCATATACAACGTAGTAGGTGGCATTGTATTAATGTTCCAGTTTCTAAATGTGGGAATGATTGATGTTTCTCAACGGTTTCTCACCTACGAATTAGGGAAAAATGATGGACAACAACTGCAAAAAGTTTTTTCCACATCTCTTATCATTCACCTGATTATTATTTTTTTCCTACTTATATTAGCAGAAACAGTAGGTCTATGGTTTCTCAATCATAAAATGAATATACCAACTTCAAGAATAATTGCTGCAAATTGGGTGTTCCAATTCTCAATCCTGACATTCATTATTAAAATATTCAGCGTTCCCTATAATGCCAGTATAGTAGCCCATGAACATATGAAAGTATATGCCTATGTAAGTATACTTGAAGTTATATTACAATTAGCGATTGTTTTTTTGTTGAAGGGCTCAGCGTCAGATAAACTAATTTTATATGCAATCTTAATGTCTTTCGTCACTTTATTGATAAGCATCATGTATACTTTATATTGCAAAAAGTATTTTAAAGAATGTAAGTTTCGAAATGACATAGATAAACAATTACTACATAAAATGTTAAGCTTTGCCGGATGGAGCTTTTTAGGTAACATCGGATATTCACTCAAAATGCAAGGAATAAATATACTAATCAATCTATTTTTCGGACCTGCAGTAAACGCTGCACGTGGTGTAGCCTATCAAGTAAATGCCGGAATTTATAATTTTGTATCAAACTTCCAAATTGCAATGAAACCGCAAATAACTAAACGATATGCAATGGGAGATACAAATTCAATGATGGTATTAGTACATAATAGTTCCCGTTATTCATTTTTCCTCTTACTGTATTTAACATTACCTGTACTTATCAAAACTCCTTATATATTACATCTTTGGCTAGGTATTGTACCAGAATATACTGTCATGTTTTTACGATTGGTATTGATTGTAACTTTAATAAACAGTATAACTGGACCTGTAGCCACTGCTATACAAGCAAAAGGAAAAATAAAACTATTTCAAACCATAATTTTAGGGATTACATTGCTGGATATACCAATATCCTATATTGTATTAAAATCCGGATATCCACCTTATACAGTCATGTATATATCTATCCTGACAGAACTCATTGCTTTAATAGCACGAATATGGATACTTAATGCATTAATACCTATGCATATTTCCAACTTCATCATAGAAGTGATTGGTCGAAGTCTCTTAGTCTTCATACTTGCAGCTATTATTCCGACAGGGCTGTCCCAATATATTCCTGACACATTCACCGGATTTATACTTATATGTATTATTACTGTAAGTTCAACCACCATCGTACTATTGACAGTCGGACTAAAGACGGCTGAGCGTTCTCTTATTTACAAAAAAGCAATTCGTACCATTCAAACTACAAAATCATAA
- a CDS encoding SLBB domain-containing protein, with the protein MKNLDKKQAVLCHRKPLGRQRTRQRYLPQCIIGFLLLLISIAIQAQIPQELIDKARAAGMTEEQIQREIAKHRTEQTGINQIIKPATENTVSDRSHPTQQALLPLTEQRDEHKPKQPLENIVFGREIFSDKNLTFEPDLNMPTPKNYVLSAGDELLINVWGDSELNLKLSISPDGTILIPNVGPVSLSGLTIEAAENRIRQELGKIMATLDGSQPNTFVSVGLGQIRSIKVNIVGEAVAPGTYTLSSLATLFNALYAAGGVNDIGSLRNIKVYRNSKEIASLDVYDYLLNGKYETNIRLEDNDMIIIGPYEQLVTAGGKVKRDRTYELRRGETLADLLDMAGGFTGDAYTGSIRVKRKAGDRYKIATVNEEQFQTFVLQDGDSLMVDSVIPYYDNRIIISGAVWRPGEYELSPDVHTVKQLIEQASGLKGDEFVGRAQITRLNPDFTSSVIAINIVDILNGKVPDIELQKEDQLYIPSLFDLHEPYTVKVSGAVNAPDTVLPFRKNLTVEDVIVLAGGLREAASIINVEVARRLKDPSATRSSNQTAETFNFTLDEGLAVTSGDTLFTLEPFDEVFVRFSPGYQKQQVVKVGGEITFAGNYTLKKKNTRLSELIAQSGGITPDAYVRGASLKRKLTTDELRQIETLLQLSNNSKQSRDSISVSLANLKEYPVGIDLQKALAHPGSADDLVLRDGDVLYIPQQQSTVKVSGSVTYPNSVTYTKGMDVRDCLSQAGGYNDIARKYPIVIYMNGKVATTQRKMIFFKRYPKVEPGCEIVVPAKTQRDRRASLAEIMSVGSSVTSMAAMITSMINLLK; encoded by the coding sequence ATGAAAAATCTTGACAAAAAACAAGCTGTATTATGCCATCGAAAGCCGTTAGGTCGTCAAAGGACAAGACAACGGTATCTGCCACAATGTATCATTGGATTCCTGCTCCTGCTAATATCAATTGCCATACAGGCACAAATCCCACAGGAATTAATTGATAAAGCCCGTGCTGCCGGGATGACAGAGGAACAAATACAAAGAGAAATAGCCAAACACAGGACAGAACAAACCGGTATCAACCAAATCATTAAGCCTGCTACAGAAAATACCGTATCCGACCGTTCCCATCCTACTCAGCAAGCACTACTCCCACTGACGGAGCAACGCGACGAACATAAACCGAAGCAGCCTTTGGAAAATATTGTTTTTGGGCGTGAGATCTTTTCCGATAAGAATTTGACATTCGAACCGGATCTGAATATGCCGACGCCTAAAAATTATGTTCTATCAGCAGGAGACGAGTTGCTGATCAATGTATGGGGAGATTCGGAACTGAACTTGAAACTCAGTATTTCTCCCGACGGAACGATCTTGATCCCCAATGTCGGTCCCGTATCCCTAAGCGGACTGACTATCGAGGCGGCAGAGAATCGCATCCGGCAGGAATTGGGTAAAATCATGGCAACGCTTGACGGCAGTCAACCTAACACATTCGTTTCTGTCGGACTGGGGCAAATTCGCAGCATTAAAGTCAATATTGTCGGCGAAGCCGTCGCACCCGGGACCTATACACTCTCATCTCTCGCCACGCTTTTCAACGCCCTTTATGCAGCAGGAGGAGTAAACGATATCGGATCACTGAGAAACATAAAAGTATACCGGAACAGCAAAGAGATCGCCAGCCTCGATGTATACGACTATCTGCTGAATGGTAAATATGAAACGAATATACGTCTGGAAGACAACGACATGATCATTATCGGTCCCTACGAACAGCTTGTCACCGCCGGTGGTAAAGTGAAAAGAGACCGTACATACGAACTTCGACGAGGAGAGACACTTGCCGACCTGCTCGACATGGCAGGTGGTTTTACAGGAGATGCCTACACTGGCAGTATACGAGTGAAACGCAAAGCCGGCGACCGCTACAAGATTGCCACAGTTAACGAAGAACAATTCCAAACATTTGTGCTGCAAGACGGCGATTCGCTGATGGTGGATTCAGTCATCCCCTACTACGATAACCGAATTATCATTTCCGGTGCAGTCTGGCGTCCTGGCGAATATGAGTTGAGTCCGGACGTACATACTGTCAAACAATTGATAGAACAGGCTTCGGGACTTAAAGGAGACGAATTTGTAGGACGCGCACAGATCACAAGGCTCAACCCAGACTTCACCAGTTCGGTTATCGCCATCAATATTGTAGACATTTTGAACGGGAAGGTTCCTGACATCGAACTACAGAAGGAGGACCAACTATATATCCCTTCCCTGTTTGACCTCCATGAACCTTATACCGTCAAAGTGAGCGGAGCAGTCAACGCTCCCGATACCGTATTGCCCTTCCGCAAGAATCTGACAGTAGAGGATGTTATCGTCCTCGCCGGCGGCCTGCGCGAAGCAGCCTCAATCATCAACGTAGAAGTGGCACGACGGCTCAAAGATCCGTCCGCCACCCGGAGCAGTAACCAGACAGCCGAGACATTTAACTTCACCCTCGACGAAGGACTGGCAGTAACCTCCGGCGATACGCTTTTCACCCTCGAACCATTCGACGAAGTATTCGTCCGTTTCTCACCTGGTTACCAAAAGCAACAAGTAGTGAAAGTCGGAGGCGAGATTACTTTTGCCGGCAACTATACTTTAAAGAAAAAGAATACGCGTTTAAGCGAACTGATTGCACAATCGGGCGGCATCACTCCAGACGCCTATGTGCGGGGAGCCAGTCTAAAACGTAAACTGACGACAGATGAGTTGCGCCAAATCGAAACTCTCTTACAATTGAGTAACAATAGCAAGCAAAGTCGTGACTCGATCTCCGTTTCGCTTGCCAACCTGAAGGAGTATCCCGTAGGCATCGACCTACAAAAAGCGCTCGCCCATCCGGGAAGTGCCGACGACCTAGTGTTACGCGACGGAGATGTGCTTTACATCCCCCAACAGCAAAGTACGGTGAAGGTGAGCGGTTCCGTTACCTATCCTAACAGTGTGACCTATACAAAAGGAATGGACGTCCGTGACTGTCTCTCACAGGCTGGCGGCTACAACGACATTGCCCGCAAATATCCCATCGTTATCTACATGAACGGAAAAGTGGCGACCACACAACGTAAAATGATTTTCTTCAAACGTTACCCCAAAGTCGAGCCTGGCTGCGAAATCGTAGTCCCCGCCAAGACACAACGCGACCGCCGAGCAAGCCTGGCAGAAATCATGAGTGTCGGCAGTTCCGTCACCTCAATGGCAGCAATGATAACATCAATGATCAATCTTTTAAAGTAA